A single genomic interval of Melanotaenia boesemani isolate fMelBoe1 chromosome 4, fMelBoe1.pri, whole genome shotgun sequence harbors:
- the LOC121639069 gene encoding neural Wiskott-Aldrich syndrome protein-like gives MNMVIPPPPPPPLPPLPSCKNMPSKLPPPIPKHAAVPWNPVQETGGPPQDSQGAEQDGAQAPLQEGPEDGLWDDEKENHPVQETEPESEALGTSQGVGQDPGQDEAIPQLSGGEGDHLP, from the exons ATG AACATGGTGAtcccaccacctccacctccacctctacctccactcccaTCTTGTAAAAACATGCCTTCCAAGCTTCCTCCACCTATTCctaaacatgctgctgtgccTTGGAATCCTGTCCAAGAGACAGGTGGTCCACCGCAAGACTCCCAG GGCGCAGAGCAAGATGGAGCTCAGGCTCCACTACAAGAAGGACCAGAGGATGGTTTGTGGGATGATGAAAAGGAAAACCATCCGGTGCAGGAAACTGAACCTGAATCAGAGGCATTGGGCACCTCACAG gGTGTTGGGCAAGACCCTGGGCAAGATGAAGCAATCCCTCAACTGAGTGGAGGTGAAGGGGACCACCTGCCATAA